In the Oceanibaculum indicum P24 genome, CCCGCTTCAACCAGAAGGTCGGCGATCGCTTGCTGCTGGCGGAAGCGCTCATCGCGGCCGGGCAGGGCGTGGCCGGGGATCAGGTTCATGTGCGGCTTCATGTGCGGCACATGGGCATAGCCGAACACCGCCAGCCGGTCCGGCCGCAGCGGCAGGATGCACTCCACCGTGTGCAGCACGCGGGAAACCGTCTGGAAAGGCAGGCCGTACATCAGGTCGATATTGATGCGGTCCACCCCTTCGGCACGCAGGGCAGCCATGGCTTCCGCCGTGCTGGACAGCGGCTGGATGCGGTTCACCGCCTCCTGCACCTCGCGGTTCACATCCTGCACGCCAATGCTGGCGCGGTTCACGCCGATGCTGGCGAAGGCGCGCACCGTCTCGTAGGAAAGACCGCGCGGGTCGATCTCCACGGCAACTTCCGCATCCGGCGCCTTGTCGAACAGGCCCCAGACGAAATCGCCCAGCCGGCGGATATCGTCGGGAATCAGCATGGTGGGCGAGCCGCCGCCGAAATGCATGTGGCTGACGGTGCGGCCCGGTCCCAGCCGTTTGGCGACCAGCGCGATCTCCTGCTTTAGCAGATCGAAATAAGTGGCGACCGGCTCGTAGCGGTTCACCACGCGGGTGTGGCAGCCGCAGAACCAGCACAGGCTGTCGCAGAACGGGACATGGAAATAGAGCGACAGCGGCTGTGCCGGGTCGAGCGTTTCCAGCCAGGCCCCATAGGCTGCCGCGTCGATGCCGGCATGGAAATGCGGCGCCGTGGGATAGCTGGTGTAGCGCGGCACCGGCTGGTCGTATTTGGCGAGAAGATCGGGCGTCATCATGCCGTAACGCTACACCCTCCGCAGACCATCAACCTTGACCTGGATCAAGCTTGAGCCGGGATCGTTCTTGCCGGGGAGAGGCATTTCAGGAATAAAATCAAACCGATGATCAAATGGGTCGATATCGTTGCCCCTGAACTGCGCGAAATCCACCGGCACTGGTGCGAATTGCGCGGGCCGCGCCTCATGCCGCATCTCGGTGTCTATAATGCCTTCTCGCCGGTGACATCAGCGGACAGTACGGTGAGCGCGGTGCTGCCCGGCGGCGATGCGGAGCCGGTGTTCCGCTTCGTCGGCCGGGAGGTGCGCATGCTGTTCCCGCAGTGCGAGGCGGGGCGCGCTTTCTCCAAGGTCTCGCATCTGACGACGCGCGGGACCATCGTGAATGTGTTTCATGGCGTGCGTCATGCGCGCCAGCCGGATTGCCGGCGCGGGGTCGTGCGGCTGGGCGACAGGAGCCTGCCGTTCGAGCAGCTTGTCCTGCCCTTCGCCAACGACCAGATTCGCGTGTGTCTGATCCATTCCTGTTTCGCAGTCTGGTCGTAAGGGGGGAGGGCTTTCGCATGCAGCCACCAGCGATACCCGCCGATGAGGAGTTCCGGCTGGCCGCCCTGCACGAGCTGCGCCTGCTGGACACGCCGCCGGAAGAGGCCTTCGAGAAGATCGTGACGCTGGGCCAGGCGCTGTTCGATGTGCCGACCTGTCTGGTCAGCCTGATCGACGCAAACCGGCAATGGTTCAAGGCCAGGGTCGGGCTTGGGGTGCCGGAGACCCCGCGTGAGGTCTCCTTCTGCGGGCATGCCATCCATGGCCGCGAGGCCTTCGTCGTTCTGGACGCCAGCAAGGACGAGCGGTTCCACGACAACCCGGTCGTTACCGGGGCGCCGTACCTGCGCTTCTATGCCGGCGCGCCGGTCTGGCTGCCCAGCGGCTATGCCATCGGCACCGTCTGCCTGCTCTCGCCGGAGCCGCGTCAGTCCTTCGGAAGTCAGGAGCAGAAATTGCTGGCGTCGCTTGCCAGTCTGGCACTGGAGGCAGTCACCGCCCGCGCGCTGCGCCTGCAGCTGGACCGGGAAAGCCTGACCCGGCTGCGCTTCGAGGCGGTGCTGGACAGCATGTCAGCACCTGTCGCGCTGGCCGATGATGAGGGGGCGGTGCGTTCGCGCAATGCCGCCTTCACCGCACTGCCGATGCGTTTCCCGGAGGTGGCATGGCTGGCGGAGGAGCCGATGCGGCTGCCGGCTGGCCTGTTGTCCGCGCCCGAACTGGATACCGAAGGCATGACATCGCTCACCCTGTCCGGCGCGGACGGCACATGCGTGCTGGACATCTACCGCGATGCCGGCGGCTATGCTGTGATTGGCCGCGATTGAGGCTTGCGAGGGGAGACACCGGGGATGACGCTGGAGCATTGGCTGGTCTATCTGGTGGCGGCCTTCGGCCTGTCGCTGACGCCGGGACCGAACGGGCTGCTGGCGCTGACCCATGGCATGCGTTTCGGGCTGCGCCGGTCGGTCGCCACGCTGCTGGGTGGTGTCGCCGGCTTCCTGCTGCTGATTGCGGTATCGATGGCCGGGCTGGGGGCGCTGTTGGCGGCGTCGGAACAGGCCTTCACCATTGCGAAATGGCTGGGCGCCGCCTATCTCGTCTATCTCGGCATTCGTACCTGGCGCGCCCCGGTGACCGCCCCGGTGCGGGCGGAGAACCTGCCGGATAGCGGCGGGCGGCGGGAAGGGCCGGCGGCGCTGTTTCTGCAAGGCTTTCTGGTCGCCACCTCGAACCCGAAGGCGCTGATCTTCTTCGCGGCCTTCCTGCCGCAATTCATGGTGCCCGGCGTGTCGCTGCCGCTGCAGTTCGTGATCCTGGGCGGCACCTTCGCGGTGGTGGAGTTCCTGTACGAGCTGGTGCTGGCCGGCGCGGCGCAACGCATCGCGCCCTGGCTCTACCGCCACGGGAAAATGGTGAACCGCGCGGCTGGCGCCACCTTCATCGGCATCGGCGGTGTGCTGGCGACGGCCAACCGCGCGGTGTGATATCCCGCCGCCCGATATCTACCAGTAACGGACGTCGATATCGGGCGAGAGTGCCGTCAGGAAAGGCCGGGCGTCGAACAGCTCGCCGGGCGCGCGGACGCCGGTGGGTGGCTGGTTCGCTTCCAGCAGGCGAAGACAGGCGGCAACGATCAGGGGCGCCGATACGGCGTAGATGTCCTGTCCGCTTGCCGTTGCACGGCGGGTTTCCCCCGATACCGTCGCACGAACATCCATGACGAAAGATTGCGCGGACCGGCCACGGGAATCGACCGCTTCAGGGGCGGGGCTGTCCGCGGCCTTCAGGTCGGCGAGCGGCTTCAGGTTCATATAGCTGGTCATCGCGGCAGGCTTCAGATGCCGGGCGATCAGGATGATTTCGCTGAGCGGCACGCAGGTGACGGGCTGCGCCCCGAGCGGCGCGGGGAAATCCCAGTCGGTTGCGGGCGGCGGCGCGGGGACGGTGACCAGCTGATGGTCGCGCACGATCAAACGCTGGTAAGTGTTCTTCCTGCCGGTCAGGCGCGTGCCCGATGTCGGGTGCCAGCTGTCCAGCCCCACCGCGATGTCGATCCGTTCGACAGTCTCCGCAGGCTGCACGAGCGATGAGGCGATAAGGTCCGCCAGCCCGCCGAAGAAGGCCATGGCGGGCAGGATGGTTATGCCAGCCGCGCGCGCCGGTGCGTCATAGCGTTCGAACAGCCGTTGCGCGGTCACCTGTTCGGCGGCGAGGTCGAGATAGGGGATGCCGGCACGGATCGCTGCCTCCACGGCCGGTTCGGCGGTGTCGAGGAACGGGCCGGCGCAGTTGATCACGGCATCGGCTCCCGCCAGGGCGCGCGCCAGATCGTCCGGCTGCGAGAAATCGAGCACCGCGCAGGGCGTTTCCTCGCGCCCGATGGGCGTGAAATGGCTGCTGCGGGTGAAGGGCCGAACGGTCACGCCGCGCCGCTCCAGCTCCGCCACGACGAAGCGGCCGGTATGGCCGCCTGCCCCCAGCACCGCGATGGTTTTCCCGGTCATGAAAGTCACCTTTCTATTTCGATACTGATCAGTATCGATATTGAAAATGACACCGATCGGTATCGCGGTCAATATGGGCGCATGGCGAAGACACATCCTGATGTAAGGCAAGAAAGCCGGTCGGACCGGGTAAGGACGCAGATCCTGGAAACGGCCTCGGGGCTGTTCTATCGCAATGGCGTGCGCGCCGTCGGCATGGAGCAGATCGTGGCGGAGTCCGGCATCGCCAAGACGACGATCTACCGGCATTTCGAGACCAAGGACGCGCTGATCGAGGCCTTCCTGCAGAAGGAAGACGCGGAGTTCTGGGCGCAATGGGATGCGGTCGTCGGCGATGCGTCCGGCCTGGAGGCGCTGGACCGGCTGAGTCTGTGGATCGGCAATCGGGTGCGGCGCGACGGCTATCGCGGCTGTCCGCAGCTCAATCTGGCGGCGGAATATGCGGACGAAAGCCATCCGGCGCGCATCGTCGCGCGCGCCCACAAGGCGGAGATGTTCCGCCGGCTCTCCCTGCTCTGCGCCGGACAGGGAGGCACTGACGCCGACGAACAGGCCATGCGGATCGCGCTGTTCTTCGATGGCGTGTTCATGAGCGGCGGGCGCCTGAATGACAGGGACGCCCCGGAACTGGTCCGGCGCGCGGTACGC is a window encoding:
- the hemN gene encoding oxygen-independent coproporphyrinogen III oxidase, which produces MMTPDLLAKYDQPVPRYTSYPTAPHFHAGIDAAAYGAWLETLDPAQPLSLYFHVPFCDSLCWFCGCHTRVVNRYEPVATYFDLLKQEIALVAKRLGPGRTVSHMHFGGGSPTMLIPDDIRRLGDFVWGLFDKAPDAEVAVEIDPRGLSYETVRAFASIGVNRASIGVQDVNREVQEAVNRIQPLSSTAEAMAALRAEGVDRINIDLMYGLPFQTVSRVLHTVECILPLRPDRLAVFGYAHVPHMKPHMNLIPGHALPGRDERFRQQQAIADLLVEAGHVRIGLDHFAKDSDPLVAALQEGRLHRNFQGYTVDPAEVLIGFGASAIGALPQGYVQNVTAMPEYRKAIGEGRLPVARGIELTAEDRLRRAIIEQVMCHLRVDLAAMQREAGLTLDLSGERIALAALATDGLVRIEGEVLTVPEEARPLLRSVACVFDAYLATGKAKHSRAV
- a CDS encoding GAF domain-containing protein, which gives rise to MQPPAIPADEEFRLAALHELRLLDTPPEEAFEKIVTLGQALFDVPTCLVSLIDANRQWFKARVGLGVPETPREVSFCGHAIHGREAFVVLDASKDERFHDNPVVTGAPYLRFYAGAPVWLPSGYAIGTVCLLSPEPRQSFGSQEQKLLASLASLALEAVTARALRLQLDRESLTRLRFEAVLDSMSAPVALADDEGAVRSRNAAFTALPMRFPEVAWLAEEPMRLPAGLLSAPELDTEGMTSLTLSGADGTCVLDIYRDAGGYAVIGRD
- a CDS encoding LysE family translocator; its protein translation is MTLEHWLVYLVAAFGLSLTPGPNGLLALTHGMRFGLRRSVATLLGGVAGFLLLIAVSMAGLGALLAASEQAFTIAKWLGAAYLVYLGIRTWRAPVTAPVRAENLPDSGGRREGPAALFLQGFLVATSNPKALIFFAAFLPQFMVPGVSLPLQFVILGGTFAVVEFLYELVLAGAAQRIAPWLYRHGKMVNRAAGATFIGIGGVLATANRAV
- a CDS encoding saccharopine dehydrogenase NADP-binding domain-containing protein, with product MTGKTIAVLGAGGHTGRFVVAELERRGVTVRPFTRSSHFTPIGREETPCAVLDFSQPDDLARALAGADAVINCAGPFLDTAEPAVEAAIRAGIPYLDLAAEQVTAQRLFERYDAPARAAGITILPAMAFFGGLADLIASSLVQPAETVERIDIAVGLDSWHPTSGTRLTGRKNTYQRLIVRDHQLVTVPAPPPATDWDFPAPLGAQPVTCVPLSEIILIARHLKPAAMTSYMNLKPLADLKAADSPAPEAVDSRGRSAQSFVMDVRATVSGETRRATASGQDIYAVSAPLIVAACLRLLEANQPPTGVRAPGELFDARPFLTALSPDIDVRYW
- a CDS encoding TetR/AcrR family transcriptional regulator, producing MAKTHPDVRQESRSDRVRTQILETASGLFYRNGVRAVGMEQIVAESGIAKTTIYRHFETKDALIEAFLQKEDAEFWAQWDAVVGDASGLEALDRLSLWIGNRVRRDGYRGCPQLNLAAEYADESHPARIVARAHKAEMFRRLSLLCAGQGGTDADEQAMRIALFFDGVFMSGGRLNDRDAPELVRRAVRRLAAP